The following proteins come from a genomic window of Pseudochaenichthys georgianus chromosome 17, fPseGeo1.2, whole genome shotgun sequence:
- the LOC117462295 gene encoding protein THEM6-like: MLLLVLAALLLLFCTLDVWYFLRGVHVFIEATFQPRVRDLLAEQSIDGMVLPHDLDYMGHMNNSRYLRECDFARFHHYMRNGLFMASHKLGARMVVGASTIRYRRSLAFREAFEIRTKIVGWDEKAFYVEQRFVSKRDGFVSAIMLCRQNVVHCSPESIIEFVCKKKIECPVFPEELQHWISFITASSQALRAESGLEEKNK; this comes from the exons ATGTTGCTGCTGGTGCTGGCCGCCCTCCTCCTGCTCTTCTGCACTCTGGATGTTTGGTATTTCCTGCGGGGGGTCCATGTGTTCATCGAGGCGACGTTCCAACCCAGAGTGAGGGATCTGCTGGCTGAGCAAAGCATCGACGGCATGGTCCTTCCTCATGATTTGGACTACATGGGCCACATGAACAACTCCCGATATCTCAGGGAGTGTGACTTTGCCCGCTTCCACCATTACATGCGAAACGGGCTGTTCATGGCCTCACACAAACTGGGGGCCAGAATGGTGGTAGGGGCCTCCACCATCCGGTACCGGCGCTCCCTGGCCTTCCGTGAGGCTTTTGAGATTCGGACCAAAATAGTGGGATGGGACGAGAAGGCGTTTTACGTGGAGCAGCGCTTTGTGTCCAAGAGAGATGGCTTCGTCTCTGCCATCATGCTCTGCAGGCAGAACGTGGTGCACTGCAGCCCGGAGAGCATCATCGAGTTTGTCTGCAAAAAGAAG ATCGAATGCCCAGTGTTTCCAGAAGAGCTCCAACACTGGATCAGCTTCATCACAGCCAGCAGCCAGGCCCTGAGAGCGGagagcggactggaggagaagaaCAAGTGA